From the Tribolium castaneum strain GA2 chromosome 2, icTriCast1.1, whole genome shotgun sequence genome, one window contains:
- the LOC657746 gene encoding 7SK snRNA methylphosphate capping enzyme bin3 isoform X3, translating to MSSTGMVLEPPSKPHNNYRPHHNNTNSKRKSKHDRSGRKRSKSFSGCGLMMDMKPVPPTKFLLGGNINDPLNLNSLQDEDINRAMNAITPKSSPIPTPPRRKGQIEVIIPPNINDPLNLIGCADDAEYEQQLYSPVKKGRKKRLKKRRTVSASDGDVEARTPETSTDSAKIPVEVEVEKDLSLELSPKKEKSKRKVEEHGATQAKKFKYSMDKIVSPVVPQPGTWLKRSNHKKRPRQKRDTTEAMPQFKEKDKQYQYGNYNRYYGYRNPHSEVDNRLRLFHQHRYLFEGKDILDIGCNVGHVTLSVARDFGAKSVTGIDIDPKLISIARKNVKYYVKNSDSPKSERVGEVPVNKKSFNDGQTGRDFPNNVVFKTCNYVLDDDSLLALEQPQFDVILCLSITKWIHLNWGDSGMKQAFRRMYAQLRPGGKLILEPQNWASYKSKRKLTETTFNNYNSIEFFPEKFTEYLLSSVVGFAKSEILGFPYNHSKGFRRPIQIFTKSTMFPSERIEATPNNSITPNNDDPLYQKLLKTEKYESQTQPLVEKSEHIYYTNILNRYCGNSEENFEVNKQIEDDLNKEQLDEKSQSEMQDVSGDNT from the exons ATGTCATCGACCGGCATGGTCCTCGAACCCCCGTCAAAACCCCACAACAATTACCGCCCCCATCACAACAACACCAACTCGAAACGCAAGTCGAAACATGACCGCTCCGGCCGCAAACGCTCGAAAAGTTTCTCCGGCTGTGGCCTGATGATGGACATGAAGCCGGTGCCTCCGACCAAATTCCTCCTCGGGGGCAACATCAACGACCCCCTCAATCTCAACAGCCTCCAAGACGAGGATATAAATCGGGCCATGAACGCCATCACCCCCAAGTCCTCCCCCATCCCCACGCCACCGAGGCGGAAGGGGCAGATCGAGGTGATCATCCCTCCCAATATCAACGATCCCCTGAATCTGATTGGGTGCGCCGACGATGCGGAGTACGAACAACAGTTGTATTCGCCAGTGAAGAAAGGGAGGAAGAAACGCTTGAAGAAGAGAAGAACGGTGTCGGCGTCCGATGGAGATGTGGAAGCGAGGACTCCGGAAACGTCCACGGATTCGGCGAAGATTCCCGTTGAAGTGGAAGTCGAAAAGGATCTCAGTCTCGAATTGTCGCCAAAGAAGGAGAAGTCGAAGCGGAAAGTGGAGGAACATGGGGCGACGCAAGCGAAGAAGTTTAAGTATTCGATGGATAAGATTGTCAGTCCAGTGGTGCCACAACCGGGGACGTGGTTGAAGAGGTCGAATCATAAGAAGAGACCGAGGCAGAAGAGGGATACCACCGAAGCGATGCCACAGTTCAAGGAGAAGGATAAGCAGTACCAGTATGGAAATTATAATAG GTACTACGGGTATCGCAACCCCCACAGTGAAGTAGACAATAGACTGAGACTCTTTCACCAACACCGCTATTTATTCGAAGGGAAAGACATACTAGACATAGGTTGTAACGTGGGTCACGTGACGTTATCCGTAGCGCGCGATTTCGGTGCTAAAAGTGTGACAGGCATAGACATAGATCCGAAATTAATATCAATAGCAAGAAAGAACGTAAAATATTACGTTAAAAATTCAGATTCGCCGAAATCTGAGAGGGTCGGTGAAGTACCGGTGAATAAGAAAA GCTTTAATGACGGGCAAACCGGACGCGATTTTCCCAATAATGTCGTTTTTAAAACG TGTAATTATGTTTTGGACGACGACTCACTCCTGGCTCTTGAGCAGCCACAGTTCGACGTTATTTTATGTCTAAGCATCACCAAGTGGATTCACTTGAACTGGGGGGATTCGGGGATGAAACAGGCCTTTAGAAGGATGTACGCCCAGTTGAGGCCGGGCGGGAAATTAATCCTCGAACCTCAAAACTGGGCGAGTTATAAATCTAAGCGAAAATTGACG gaaacaacttttaataattacaattcgATCGAATTTTTCCCGGAGAAATTCACCGAGTACCTGCTGTCGTCAGTAGTGGGTTTCGCCAAGAGTGAAATTCTAGGTTTTCCCTACAACCATTCGAAAGGTTTCCGAAGGCCAATCCAGATTTTTACGAAAAGTACGATGTTTCCCAGCGAACGGATCGAAGCAACACCAAATAATAGCATCACACCAAACAATGATGATCCTCTCTATCAGAAATTACTAAAGACTGAAAAGTACGAATCTCAGACGCAGCCGCTTGTCGAGAAGTCGGAACATATTTATTATacgaatattttaaatagataTTGCGGTAATTCCGAAGAGAACTTTGAAGTTAATAAGCAGATCGAAGACGATTTGAACAAAGAACAACTGGACGAGAAGAGTCAGAGTGAGATGCAGGATGTTTCGGGGGATAATACTTAA
- the LOC657746 gene encoding 7SK snRNA methylphosphate capping enzyme bin3 isoform X2: MSSTGMVLEPPSKPHNNYRPHHNNTNSKRKSKHDRSGRKRSKSFSGCGLMMDMKPVPPTKFLLGGNINDPLNLNSLQDEDINRAMNAITPKSSPIPTPPRRKGQIEVIIPPNINDPLNLIGCADDAEYEQQLYSPVKKGRKKRLKKRRTVSASDGDVEARTPETSTDSAKIPVEVEVEKDLSLELSPKKEKSKRKVEEHGATQAKKFKYSMDKIVSPVVPQPGTWLKRSNHKKRPRQKRDTTEAMPQFKEKDKQYQYGNYNRYYGYRNPHSEVDNRLRLFHQHRYLFEGKDILDIGCNVGHVTLSVARDFGAKSVTGIDIDPKLISIARKNVKYYVKNSDSPKSERVGEVPVNKKSSFNDGQTGRDFPNNVVFKTCNYVLDDDSLLALEQPQFDVILCLSITKWIHLNWGDSGMKQAFRRMYAQLRPGGKLILEPQNWASYKSKRKLTETTFNNYNSIEFFPEKFTEYLLSSVVGFAKSEILGFPYNHSKGFRRPIQIFTKSTMFPSERIEATPNNSITPNNDDPLYQKLLKTEKYESQTQPLVEKSEHIYYTNILNRYCGNSEENFEVNKQIEDDLNKEQLDEKSQSEMQDVSGDNT; this comes from the exons ATGTCATCGACCGGCATGGTCCTCGAACCCCCGTCAAAACCCCACAACAATTACCGCCCCCATCACAACAACACCAACTCGAAACGCAAGTCGAAACATGACCGCTCCGGCCGCAAACGCTCGAAAAGTTTCTCCGGCTGTGGCCTGATGATGGACATGAAGCCGGTGCCTCCGACCAAATTCCTCCTCGGGGGCAACATCAACGACCCCCTCAATCTCAACAGCCTCCAAGACGAGGATATAAATCGGGCCATGAACGCCATCACCCCCAAGTCCTCCCCCATCCCCACGCCACCGAGGCGGAAGGGGCAGATCGAGGTGATCATCCCTCCCAATATCAACGATCCCCTGAATCTGATTGGGTGCGCCGACGATGCGGAGTACGAACAACAGTTGTATTCGCCAGTGAAGAAAGGGAGGAAGAAACGCTTGAAGAAGAGAAGAACGGTGTCGGCGTCCGATGGAGATGTGGAAGCGAGGACTCCGGAAACGTCCACGGATTCGGCGAAGATTCCCGTTGAAGTGGAAGTCGAAAAGGATCTCAGTCTCGAATTGTCGCCAAAGAAGGAGAAGTCGAAGCGGAAAGTGGAGGAACATGGGGCGACGCAAGCGAAGAAGTTTAAGTATTCGATGGATAAGATTGTCAGTCCAGTGGTGCCACAACCGGGGACGTGGTTGAAGAGGTCGAATCATAAGAAGAGACCGAGGCAGAAGAGGGATACCACCGAAGCGATGCCACAGTTCAAGGAGAAGGATAAGCAGTACCAGTATGGAAATTATAATAG GTACTACGGGTATCGCAACCCCCACAGTGAAGTAGACAATAGACTGAGACTCTTTCACCAACACCGCTATTTATTCGAAGGGAAAGACATACTAGACATAGGTTGTAACGTGGGTCACGTGACGTTATCCGTAGCGCGCGATTTCGGTGCTAAAAGTGTGACAGGCATAGACATAGATCCGAAATTAATATCAATAGCAAGAAAGAACGTAAAATATTACGTTAAAAATTCAGATTCGCCGAAATCTGAGAGGGTCGGTGAAGTACCGGTGAATAAGAAAAGTA GCTTTAATGACGGGCAAACCGGACGCGATTTTCCCAATAATGTCGTTTTTAAAACG TGTAATTATGTTTTGGACGACGACTCACTCCTGGCTCTTGAGCAGCCACAGTTCGACGTTATTTTATGTCTAAGCATCACCAAGTGGATTCACTTGAACTGGGGGGATTCGGGGATGAAACAGGCCTTTAGAAGGATGTACGCCCAGTTGAGGCCGGGCGGGAAATTAATCCTCGAACCTCAAAACTGGGCGAGTTATAAATCTAAGCGAAAATTGACG gaaacaacttttaataattacaattcgATCGAATTTTTCCCGGAGAAATTCACCGAGTACCTGCTGTCGTCAGTAGTGGGTTTCGCCAAGAGTGAAATTCTAGGTTTTCCCTACAACCATTCGAAAGGTTTCCGAAGGCCAATCCAGATTTTTACGAAAAGTACGATGTTTCCCAGCGAACGGATCGAAGCAACACCAAATAATAGCATCACACCAAACAATGATGATCCTCTCTATCAGAAATTACTAAAGACTGAAAAGTACGAATCTCAGACGCAGCCGCTTGTCGAGAAGTCGGAACATATTTATTATacgaatattttaaatagataTTGCGGTAATTCCGAAGAGAACTTTGAAGTTAATAAGCAGATCGAAGACGATTTGAACAAAGAACAACTGGACGAGAAGAGTCAGAGTGAGATGCAGGATGTTTCGGGGGATAATACTTAA
- the LOC657746 gene encoding 7SK snRNA methylphosphate capping enzyme bin3 isoform X1: protein MSSTGMVLEPPSKPHNNYRPHHNNTNSKRKSKHDRSGRKRSKSFSGCGLMMDMKPVPPTKFLLGGNINDPLNLNSLQDEDINRAMNAITPKSSPIPTPPRRKGQIEVIIPPNINDPLNLIGCADDAEYEQQLYSPVKKGRKKRLKKRRTVSASDGDVEARTPETSTDSAKIPVEVEVEKDLSLELSPKKEKSKRKVEEHGATQAKKFKYSMDKIVSPVVPQPGTWLKRSNHKKRPRQKRDTTEAMPQFKEKDKQYQYGNYNRYYGYRNPHSEVDNRLRLFHQHRYLFEGKDILDIGCNVGHVTLSVARDFGAKSVTGIDIDPKLISIARKNVKYYVKNSDSPKSERVGEVPVNKKSSEFFPISMPILYGPIDIPGFNDGQTGRDFPNNVVFKTCNYVLDDDSLLALEQPQFDVILCLSITKWIHLNWGDSGMKQAFRRMYAQLRPGGKLILEPQNWASYKSKRKLTETTFNNYNSIEFFPEKFTEYLLSSVVGFAKSEILGFPYNHSKGFRRPIQIFTKSTMFPSERIEATPNNSITPNNDDPLYQKLLKTEKYESQTQPLVEKSEHIYYTNILNRYCGNSEENFEVNKQIEDDLNKEQLDEKSQSEMQDVSGDNT from the exons ATGTCATCGACCGGCATGGTCCTCGAACCCCCGTCAAAACCCCACAACAATTACCGCCCCCATCACAACAACACCAACTCGAAACGCAAGTCGAAACATGACCGCTCCGGCCGCAAACGCTCGAAAAGTTTCTCCGGCTGTGGCCTGATGATGGACATGAAGCCGGTGCCTCCGACCAAATTCCTCCTCGGGGGCAACATCAACGACCCCCTCAATCTCAACAGCCTCCAAGACGAGGATATAAATCGGGCCATGAACGCCATCACCCCCAAGTCCTCCCCCATCCCCACGCCACCGAGGCGGAAGGGGCAGATCGAGGTGATCATCCCTCCCAATATCAACGATCCCCTGAATCTGATTGGGTGCGCCGACGATGCGGAGTACGAACAACAGTTGTATTCGCCAGTGAAGAAAGGGAGGAAGAAACGCTTGAAGAAGAGAAGAACGGTGTCGGCGTCCGATGGAGATGTGGAAGCGAGGACTCCGGAAACGTCCACGGATTCGGCGAAGATTCCCGTTGAAGTGGAAGTCGAAAAGGATCTCAGTCTCGAATTGTCGCCAAAGAAGGAGAAGTCGAAGCGGAAAGTGGAGGAACATGGGGCGACGCAAGCGAAGAAGTTTAAGTATTCGATGGATAAGATTGTCAGTCCAGTGGTGCCACAACCGGGGACGTGGTTGAAGAGGTCGAATCATAAGAAGAGACCGAGGCAGAAGAGGGATACCACCGAAGCGATGCCACAGTTCAAGGAGAAGGATAAGCAGTACCAGTATGGAAATTATAATAG GTACTACGGGTATCGCAACCCCCACAGTGAAGTAGACAATAGACTGAGACTCTTTCACCAACACCGCTATTTATTCGAAGGGAAAGACATACTAGACATAGGTTGTAACGTGGGTCACGTGACGTTATCCGTAGCGCGCGATTTCGGTGCTAAAAGTGTGACAGGCATAGACATAGATCCGAAATTAATATCAATAGCAAGAAAGAACGTAAAATATTACGTTAAAAATTCAGATTCGCCGAAATCTGAGAGGGTCGGTGAAGTACCGGTGAATAAGAAAAGTAGTGAGTTTTTCCCTATTTCTATGCCCATATTATATGGACCCATTGACATTCCAGGCTTTAATGACGGGCAAACCGGACGCGATTTTCCCAATAATGTCGTTTTTAAAACG TGTAATTATGTTTTGGACGACGACTCACTCCTGGCTCTTGAGCAGCCACAGTTCGACGTTATTTTATGTCTAAGCATCACCAAGTGGATTCACTTGAACTGGGGGGATTCGGGGATGAAACAGGCCTTTAGAAGGATGTACGCCCAGTTGAGGCCGGGCGGGAAATTAATCCTCGAACCTCAAAACTGGGCGAGTTATAAATCTAAGCGAAAATTGACG gaaacaacttttaataattacaattcgATCGAATTTTTCCCGGAGAAATTCACCGAGTACCTGCTGTCGTCAGTAGTGGGTTTCGCCAAGAGTGAAATTCTAGGTTTTCCCTACAACCATTCGAAAGGTTTCCGAAGGCCAATCCAGATTTTTACGAAAAGTACGATGTTTCCCAGCGAACGGATCGAAGCAACACCAAATAATAGCATCACACCAAACAATGATGATCCTCTCTATCAGAAATTACTAAAGACTGAAAAGTACGAATCTCAGACGCAGCCGCTTGTCGAGAAGTCGGAACATATTTATTATacgaatattttaaatagataTTGCGGTAATTCCGAAGAGAACTTTGAAGTTAATAAGCAGATCGAAGACGATTTGAACAAAGAACAACTGGACGAGAAGAGTCAGAGTGAGATGCAGGATGTTTCGGGGGATAATACTTAA